From a region of the Triticum aestivum cultivar Chinese Spring chromosome 7D, IWGSC CS RefSeq v2.1, whole genome shotgun sequence genome:
- the LOC123169452 gene encoding uncharacterized protein, with protein sequence MAIAETSPLHRVIDARRWDAERLLGRLIVVVHAAFLDAGFAPHAHGVPKHRRVPRRVGATASTLPLVYAAPRLPDAAVALRMRTHGMRIVFYVCVPRLALPDPGPGVHWACVDALAAAPLMSGGLDGTARALAGVGACGLPALWRELAEKLCRGALVDLCRENDVVLCRENAFVSLPGDVTLAVLARLADVLDLLGVASTCTELRCLVADHDSELWKHRYKALCSLTCCDDSPETSWMKGWCEEKQIFLNEDGVTSFVIDFCWFSAELLSIGNKPQCLLREIVLKHITG encoded by the exons ATGGCCATCGCGGAGACCTCGCCCCTCCACCGGGTAATCGACGCCCGCCGGTGGGACGCGGAGCGCCTCCTCGGCCGCCTCATAGTCGTCGTCCACGCCGCCTTCCTCGACGCCGGCTTCGCGCCCCACGCCCACGGCGTCCCGAAGCACCGGCGGGTCCCGAGGCGGGTGGGCGCCACGGCCTCGACCCTGCCTCTCGTCTACGCCGCGCCGCGCCTGCCAGACGCCGCCGTCGCGCTGAGGATGCGGACGCACGGGATGCGGATCGTGTTCTACGTGTGCGTGCCCAGGCTCGCACTGCCAGACCCAGGACCAGGAGTGCACTGGGCGTGCGTGgacgcgctcgccgcggcgccgctaaTGTCCGGCGGCCTGGACGGCACGGCGCGCGCCCTGGCGGGCGTCGGCGCCTGCGGGCTGCCCGCGCTCTGGAGGGAGCTCGCGGAGAAGCTGTGCCGGGGCGCCCTCGTCGACCTTTGCCGTGAGAACGACGTGGTGCTGTGCCGTGAGAACGCGTTCGTGTCGCTCCCCGGCGACGTCACGCTGGCAGTCCTGGCGAGGCTCGCCGACGTCTTGGACCTCTTGGGGGTGGCGAGCACTTGCACGGAGCTGAGGTGCCTCGTGGCCGACCACGACAGCGAGCTCTGGAAGCACAGGTACAAGGCCTTGTGCTCGCTGACATGCTGCGACGACTCGCCTGAGACGAGCTGGATGAAGGGGTGGTGCGAAGAGAAGCAGATTTTTCTAAACGAAGATGGTGTCACCTCCTTCGTAATAGACTTCTG TTGGTTTAGTGCTGAGCTGCTGAGCATTGGAAACAAGCCACAGTGCTTACTCCGGGAAATTGTACTCAAGCACATAACGGGTTGA